The region AGCGCGCGCCGCGACGAGGGCGAGTGGGTCGACCCCGTCGAGCGTCCCACGTGGACCAACGCCTGGCTCATCGAGCAGTTCTGTGACTGGCTCGACGGCGACGAGCGGATGGCGACCGACGTGGAATCGACGCTGGAGTCGATGGCCATCGTCTTCGCCGCGATAGAGAGCAGCGAGACCGGAGAGGCGGTTGAGGTGCCGCGGCTCCTCGACGAGGCGCGAGCCATCGCCTGAATTCGGACGACGCGGTACCTGAGCTGAAGACGCCGTATCCGTCGCCTTCTGGAGCCGAAAGACCGGGTTACCGAGTCCGCTCGGCCCGAAAGCTGACCATACTTAACAGACGGAGCGACGCAGCCACGGCGTATGCACGTGGCCGTCATCGGGTTCGGGAACGCCGGCGGAAAGATCGCGGACGCCATACTGGAGTTCGAGGCCGACACCGGCCGCGCGCTCTGCAAGGACGTCCTCGCCGTCAACGCCGCCGAAATCGACCTGTCGAAACTCCAGCGTATCCCCGAGGAACGGCGGCTGCTCGTCGGGCAGACCCACGAGCGTGTCAAGGGCCGCGGCGTCGGTGCCGACCCCGAATTGGGCGCCGAGGTGACGCGTCGCGACCTCGGCGAGATAGACCGGGCGCTCGACAGCGTCCCGATGTACGAGGTCGACGCGTTCCTCGTCGTCGCCGGCCTCGGCGGCGGCACCGGCAGCGGCGGTGCCCCCGTTCTCAGCGAACACCTCCGGGAGATGTACGCCGAGCCGGTGTACGGCCTGGGTGTCCTCCCCAGCACTGACGAGGGCGGGCGGGCGTCACTGAACGCTGCCCGCTCGCTGCAGTCCTTCACCGACGCGACGGACAGCCTCGTCCTCTTCGACAACGACGCCTGGCGACAGGCCGGCGAATCGATGGAGAGCGGCTACGACCACGCCAACACCGAACTCGCTCGCCGGGTGACGACACTGCTCGGTGCCGGCGCGCTCGACGACTCGATGGTCTCGGAGACCGCGATGGACGCGAGCGACATCAACCGGACGCTGTCGACCGACGGCGTGAGTACCATCGCCTACGCGAGCGCCGAACTGGACCGCACCACCAGGTCCGGCCTGCTCGACCAGTTCCGGGAGAACGGCCACGCGGAGAGCGACACCGACTACGCACAGAAGGTCCACGGGCTCGTCCGGCGGGCCGTCAGAGCGCGCCTGACCTGTCCCGCCGAGGTCGACTCCGCGGAGCGCTCGCTCGTCGTCGTCTCCGGCCCGCCCGAAGAGCTCTCCCGGAAGGGGCTCCAGCACGCCCGCCAGTGGCTCGAATCGGAGACCGACAGCGTGGAAGTGCTGGCCGGTGACGACCCGCGTGAGAACGCGACCGAGCTCTCCGCAGCCGTGCTCCTCTCGAACGTGACGACCGTTCCGCGCGTCGACGAACTCCAGAAGCGGGCCGTCGACGCCCAGTCGAGAATCGAGGCCGACGAGGCGGCCCGCGA is a window of Halomicroarcula saliterrae DNA encoding:
- a CDS encoding tubulin/FtsZ family protein, producing the protein MHVAVIGFGNAGGKIADAILEFEADTGRALCKDVLAVNAAEIDLSKLQRIPEERRLLVGQTHERVKGRGVGADPELGAEVTRRDLGEIDRALDSVPMYEVDAFLVVAGLGGGTGSGGAPVLSEHLREMYAEPVYGLGVLPSTDEGGRASLNAARSLQSFTDATDSLVLFDNDAWRQAGESMESGYDHANTELARRVTTLLGAGALDDSMVSETAMDASDINRTLSTDGVSTIAYASAELDRTTRSGLLDQFRENGHAESDTDYAQKVHGLVRRAVRARLTCPAEVDSAERSLVVVSGPPEELSRKGLQHARQWLESETDSVEVLAGDDPRENATELSAAVLLSNVTTVPRVDELQKRAVDAQSRIEADEAARDDEVAELITDENDQLDPL